A portion of the Acidisarcina polymorpha genome contains these proteins:
- a CDS encoding oligosaccharide flippase family protein translates to MREQLTNAAYGVLDYAAYPIGMLLVAPIVLRYMGAPRYGVWTVATAAVSMGSIIASGFGDANIQHVARQRGLGRHATLIRAVRSMIGINLVLGTALAIIAWMLAPYASRHLAPLEPALQRDCLWSLRLASIVLWIRTLESVCISTQRAFERYGAAVRVSIVARVLSLAVAAGLACIGESVGAIVAATAILALFGTLLQYVHLWRMLKTDSLLPSFDREAMKALLSFGAFSWLQAVSGVVFSQVDRLMLGVSLGAVAVASYALCAQMAQPVYGFAASGLHFLFPYLAGRTTSGPPTHLRNAIAIAFAANLLFVAAATVTLLAFGPHILRAWAGPAIAESSAPIFSTIVWSSALLGVNVTGTYALFALGRVQIVTWLNLAGGASMLLLMVWLVPRFGVIGLAWARLCYGSITLLIYLPLLRLLSPQSQPQPLLSAVPKVYEEA, encoded by the coding sequence GTGAGGGAGCAGCTAACCAATGCGGCCTATGGTGTGTTGGACTACGCCGCATATCCGATCGGCATGTTACTCGTCGCTCCCATCGTTCTCCGCTACATGGGAGCGCCGCGCTATGGAGTATGGACGGTCGCCACTGCTGCAGTGAGCATGGGCAGCATCATCGCTTCTGGTTTCGGAGACGCGAACATTCAGCATGTTGCACGACAACGTGGGCTTGGCCGTCACGCCACACTGATACGCGCGGTGCGTAGCATGATCGGCATCAACCTGGTCCTCGGCACCGCGTTGGCGATCATCGCATGGATGCTCGCGCCTTATGCCTCCAGGCATCTGGCTCCTTTAGAGCCAGCCCTGCAGCGGGATTGCCTCTGGTCGCTGCGCCTCGCGAGTATCGTGCTGTGGATTCGCACGCTCGAGAGCGTCTGCATCAGCACACAACGGGCATTCGAACGCTATGGAGCGGCGGTACGCGTAAGCATCGTTGCGCGTGTGCTCTCCCTGGCCGTGGCCGCGGGGCTCGCCTGCATCGGCGAAAGCGTTGGCGCGATCGTAGCGGCAACCGCGATACTCGCTTTGTTCGGGACTTTGCTGCAATACGTCCATCTCTGGCGCATGCTTAAGACCGATTCGCTGCTTCCCTCTTTCGACCGGGAGGCAATGAAAGCACTGCTGAGCTTCGGCGCCTTCAGCTGGCTCCAGGCGGTCTCGGGCGTCGTCTTCAGCCAGGTCGACCGCCTCATGCTCGGCGTCTCCTTGGGAGCCGTCGCAGTCGCTTCGTATGCCCTCTGCGCCCAGATGGCACAGCCTGTTTATGGATTCGCTGCGTCCGGGCTGCACTTCCTTTTTCCCTATTTAGCCGGACGAACCACTTCAGGGCCTCCAACCCACTTGCGCAATGCAATAGCGATTGCCTTCGCGGCGAACTTGCTCTTCGTCGCCGCGGCGACGGTGACGCTGCTTGCGTTTGGTCCGCATATCCTGCGGGCGTGGGCAGGCCCGGCAATCGCAGAGAGTTCCGCGCCCATATTCTCGACCATCGTGTGGAGCTCGGCGCTCTTAGGCGTGAACGTAACCGGAACATATGCTTTATTCGCCCTTGGCCGGGTACAGATCGTCACCTGGCTGAACTTGGCGGGTGGAGCATCCATGCTGTTGCTGATGGTGTGGCTGGTGCCTCGCTTCGGGGTTATTGGCCTGGCGTGGGCGAGACTCTGCTATGGCTCTATAACGCTGCTTATCTATTTGCCTCTTCTACGTTTGCTTAGCCCGCAATCCCAACCGCAGCCGTTGTTGTCTGCTGTCCCCAAGGTCTACGAGGAAGCATGA
- a CDS encoding O-antigen ligase family protein: MTTSVPTAQSANVFLDETHAASAAAVPLATWIGFYFSFRLFFVLLAVRVFGQDAQVGVAASLAINYLFLLVAATYAFGPAPRTLRSLMNLPCLKWVIVYLGFTGISLFWSITSSLPAAAAFWCAMVADTAVVLLLLRSDPVDAVVNSLMRGYVWASCLIAAIAWMLPAQSDLRLGDEELLGPNQIGWVCAFAFFFAQYLMRNKAGNWTAQAFLLAITLLRSLSKTTIIAFLAAQLYILLRDRSMSRRTKAMFTLAAVLVVVAFSSLLTNYYDVYTNAGTESETLTGRLGIWAYFLSEAIDKPWLGHGFHSVWLVIPPFYDGFQARHAHNELLQQFYAYGAAGIFMLVAAYGSVLRQSRRLTDASLRTFLIGMLIFAVVRGLADTEAFDLSLPTWFIAIIGALIEQSRQRDQQSFSRGTA, from the coding sequence ATGACGACCAGCGTACCCACCGCACAGTCAGCCAACGTCTTCCTCGACGAGACTCATGCCGCCTCCGCAGCGGCAGTGCCCCTCGCCACCTGGATCGGTTTCTATTTTTCGTTTCGGCTATTTTTTGTGCTGCTGGCTGTACGTGTCTTCGGCCAGGATGCTCAGGTAGGCGTCGCTGCCAGTCTGGCAATCAATTATCTTTTCCTCCTCGTTGCCGCCACCTATGCGTTCGGACCCGCGCCAAGAACCCTACGTTCCCTGATGAACTTGCCCTGCCTCAAGTGGGTGATTGTGTATCTTGGCTTCACCGGCATCAGCCTATTCTGGAGCATTACATCTTCGCTGCCGGCGGCGGCCGCCTTCTGGTGCGCTATGGTGGCAGATACGGCAGTCGTCTTGTTGCTGTTGCGCAGCGACCCCGTTGACGCCGTCGTCAACTCGCTGATGCGCGGCTATGTTTGGGCAAGTTGCTTGATCGCTGCCATCGCTTGGATGCTGCCCGCACAGTCGGACCTTCGTCTCGGCGATGAAGAACTCCTGGGCCCCAACCAGATTGGCTGGGTTTGCGCCTTCGCCTTCTTCTTCGCGCAATACCTCATGCGGAACAAAGCTGGGAACTGGACAGCTCAGGCTTTCCTGCTCGCCATTACTTTGCTTCGGAGCCTTAGTAAGACCACCATCATCGCTTTCCTTGCGGCTCAGCTCTACATTCTCCTACGCGACCGTTCAATGAGTCGCCGAACGAAAGCAATGTTCACTCTTGCTGCGGTGCTCGTAGTAGTCGCGTTCTCAAGCCTGCTCACGAACTACTACGACGTATACACGAATGCTGGAACCGAATCTGAAACGCTGACGGGTCGGTTGGGCATCTGGGCCTATTTCCTGAGTGAAGCCATCGATAAGCCCTGGCTCGGTCATGGCTTTCACTCGGTCTGGCTTGTGATTCCACCCTTCTATGATGGTTTCCAAGCTCGTCATGCTCATAACGAGCTGCTGCAGCAGTTCTATGCCTATGGAGCAGCCGGCATCTTCATGCTGGTAGCGGCTTATGGCAGCGTGTTGCGTCAATCACGCAGGCTCACCGACGCTTCTTTGAGGACCTTCCTGATCGGGATGCTGATCTTCGCTGTAGTCCGCGGACTTGCGGACACGGAGGCATTCGACCTTTCTCTTCCCACCTGGTTTATTGCGATCATCGGCGCCCTGATCGAACAATCTCGGCAAAGAGATCAGCAGAGTTTCAGCCGGGGAACGGCATGA
- a CDS encoding glycosyltransferase family 4 protein: MRVVIALASSSRQLSGVQRHAINVARCLLTTSDVSAVHLIAAPWQQEFLEDCVQDSDGRLSIHSAAIGESALSRNRWYYTRLPQLAAELKVDIAHLAYPAPVKTKAFPCPAVVTLHDLYPYDIQENFGFPKVLFNRLVLGQCLSGVDAVACVSHGTLSRMRHFYPGLAEAKAVVISNCVESYSAATGDSSFLKTGEKPFLLCVAQHRRNKNILFLLRIFKRMLSSGQLSRETRLVIIGIPGPETKRILHFLAAEDLTSNVKLVSGVSEAELQWCYRNCELLLAPSIVEGFGLPIAEALLAGCRIICSDLPVFREVGGDHCRYIPLGSAAEQAFVDAICHALSQPVPAPVSLPQLSASVIGNQYMKLYQSLQLQERRGCADLRPASMQDTQRKA, translated from the coding sequence ATGAGAGTCGTCATCGCCCTGGCCTCGTCGAGCCGCCAGCTTTCCGGTGTGCAGCGCCACGCGATCAACGTGGCACGATGCCTGCTCACGACCAGCGACGTCTCTGCTGTTCATCTTATCGCTGCACCGTGGCAGCAGGAGTTTCTTGAGGATTGCGTTCAGGATTCTGATGGTCGCTTATCTATCCACTCCGCGGCCATAGGTGAGAGCGCTCTCAGCCGCAATCGGTGGTACTACACGCGGCTTCCGCAGCTCGCCGCCGAGTTGAAGGTGGATATCGCCCATCTCGCCTATCCGGCGCCAGTTAAAACCAAGGCATTCCCTTGTCCGGCGGTTGTGACCTTGCACGACCTTTATCCCTATGACATTCAAGAAAACTTTGGGTTCCCAAAGGTATTGTTCAATCGCCTCGTTCTAGGACAATGCCTCTCAGGCGTGGACGCAGTCGCGTGTGTCTCTCATGGCACCCTCTCCCGGATGCGCCATTTCTACCCTGGGCTGGCAGAAGCGAAGGCCGTTGTTATCTCGAATTGTGTCGAGTCATATTCGGCGGCCACCGGCGATTCTTCGTTTCTGAAGACAGGTGAGAAACCGTTTCTTCTCTGTGTTGCCCAACACCGTCGCAATAAGAACATCCTCTTCCTTCTCCGGATCTTCAAACGCATGCTTAGTTCGGGGCAGCTCTCGCGAGAGACGCGGCTTGTCATCATTGGCATTCCAGGGCCGGAGACGAAGCGCATCCTACACTTCCTCGCCGCGGAAGACCTCACCTCGAACGTCAAGTTGGTAAGCGGGGTCTCCGAAGCGGAGTTGCAATGGTGCTACCGGAATTGCGAGCTGCTGCTGGCTCCATCGATCGTCGAGGGTTTTGGCCTTCCTATTGCCGAAGCTCTGCTTGCCGGTTGTCGCATCATCTGCTCCGACCTACCGGTTTTTCGCGAGGTAGGCGGCGATCACTGCCGCTACATTCCCTTGGGCTCTGCGGCGGAGCAAGCATTCGTCGACGCCATCTGCCATGCCCTTAGCCAACCCGTTCCCGCTCCTGTTTCACTGCCGCAACTATCGGCGTCTGTCATAGGAAACCAATATATGAAGCTCTACCAGTCTCTCCAACTACAAGAGAGGCGTGGATGCGCAGACCTCCGGCCTGCATCGATGCAAGACACACAAAGGAAAGCGTAA
- a CDS encoding WecB/TagA/CpsF family glycosyltransferase has product MISTKPAAAARVLGVAVEALNMNLALERIAGELHERRKGYICLTGVHGIMEAQRDPRLAEIYASAAMTVPDGAPTVWVGRWQGHSSMQRVAGPELMLELMRRKEFAGYTHFLYGGEEGVAQRLRQQLTLRFPWVRIAGTFTPPFRDLNEVEEDALLAAVDELRPDIIWVGISTPKQERFMHRYLHRLNTTLMFGVGAAFDYHTGRIQDAPQWIKVIGMQWLHRLVQDPRRLWKRYLRNNSSFLWNIALQLTGLRDYPPIHNEVESWRAIQPSEVSKAG; this is encoded by the coding sequence ATGATTTCCACCAAACCGGCTGCCGCGGCAAGAGTGCTTGGCGTCGCTGTCGAAGCCCTCAACATGAATCTCGCCTTAGAGCGTATCGCGGGCGAACTCCACGAACGTCGCAAAGGATATATCTGTCTCACCGGCGTTCACGGCATTATGGAGGCCCAACGCGATCCGCGTCTTGCCGAAATTTATGCCTCGGCCGCAATGACTGTCCCGGATGGCGCGCCAACCGTATGGGTAGGTCGTTGGCAAGGCCATAGCTCGATGCAGCGAGTCGCAGGACCTGAACTCATGCTCGAGTTGATGCGCCGCAAGGAATTCGCGGGCTACACCCACTTTCTGTATGGCGGCGAAGAAGGCGTAGCGCAGCGGCTGCGCCAGCAACTGACACTCCGCTTCCCATGGGTCCGCATCGCCGGTACCTTTACGCCCCCGTTCCGGGATCTGAACGAAGTCGAGGAGGACGCGCTCCTCGCTGCGGTCGACGAGCTAAGACCCGATATCATCTGGGTAGGCATTAGCACCCCGAAACAAGAGCGCTTTATGCATCGCTACTTGCATCGATTGAATACGACTCTTATGTTCGGTGTGGGTGCAGCCTTCGATTACCATACCGGTCGAATACAGGACGCTCCACAGTGGATCAAGGTTATTGGTATGCAGTGGCTACATCGGCTGGTTCAGGACCCACGACGCCTGTGGAAGCGATACCTGCGTAATAACTCGTCTTTTCTCTGGAACATTGCCCTGCAGCTTACCGGCTTGCGAGATTACCCGCCTATCCACAACGAGGTCGAAAGCTGGCGTGCGATCCAGCCTTCTGAAGTATCGAAGGCAGGATGA